The DNA window ATGATCCTGCCCCGAGGGGGGTCCGTTCCGCTCCACGGTGGCTCAGGCGCGCGCGTCCTCCTCGCCTACGCGGACCCGCAGGTTCAGCAGGAATTCCTCGGCCAGCCGTCGCTCGACGTCTTCACGCCGTCGACCCCTACCGCCGACGCTCTGCGAGACGAGCTCGCGAAGATCCGGGCCAACGGGTACTGCGTCTCAGTCGATGACGTCGTGCCGGGGATCGCCGCCGTCGGAGCGCCCATCTTCGATCAGAAGCACGAGTTCAGAGCCGCGATCTCGGTCGCCGGCCCCGTCCCGTCGGTCATCGACGACATGTCCGAGCGCACGCGGACCCTCGTGATCCAGGCGGCTACCGACGTATCCGGGGCTCTCGGTTGTCGCTCGTACGCGGAGGCGGTCCGGAAGGCCGCCTCGCCGGCAGATCGCGACCAGCGAGGGGAAGTCGGCGTGCACGCCTTTGGGTGAGACGGATTCGCCCGCGGCTTCCACCCAACGCGAAACTTCGATCGCAAATCCGGAACGCCAGCGGTGCCATCACGAGGGTCGACGCCGCGGGTGACGGACTGCTGGACGTAGCGGGACTTCCCGGTCAGGGGGATCTCGCGACCCGTCGGGCCGTCCGTGGTGACGCCCCGGCTGGCCGAGCCGGCCCAGGCGGCCGTATACAGCTCCTGCACGATGACCCGCTGCGCGGACGCGCGCACCGCCCGCTCCGGCTGGGCCGCGAAGGGCTTCCCGACCACCCGGGGGCTGGTACTCGTGGAGCGGCGGGCAGTACAACTTCGCCGGCGGGCAGTTCTACAACCGCGAGGGCCAGCTCCCCACCAACGCCACCTACTACGAGTACGACGTCTACCCGCGCGCCTACGGCGCCGCCCGCGACGCGTACCGGATCGTGGTCAACAAGAGCACCGGCGCCTGCCGCCCTGGCTGACCGTGACGGCGGAGCCGGTCGACGCGGACGGTGCGACGGCCGGCCCGCCCGAGCAGCCCGTGCGGCTGGCGGCGGATGCCGCCCGCACCCGGGCCGCCCTGCGCGCGGCGCTGGTCGACGCCCTCGACCTGCCCGCGTACACCGGACCCACCTGGGACGCGCTCTCCGACGTGCTGCGCGACCGGCTCGACGCCGGGCCGCTGACCCTGGTCGTCGACGACGCCGGGCGGCTGCTCGCCGACGAGCCCCCAGGGCAGTTCGCCCTCCTGCTGGCGGTGCTCGGCGACGCCGCGGCCGCCGCCCGGTGCCCGCTGCGGGTGGTGCTGCGCGACGCCCCCGAGCGGCTGCCGTCC is part of the Micromonospora olivasterospora genome and encodes:
- a CDS encoding IclR family transcriptional regulator, yielding MTSIKVLDKAVAVLDHLADAGQATPAEISAAIDEPRGTVYRLIRNLVQYGYLEPTADGSSYHLGGRLFELGTIVAARFADLQSSAKPAMERLSRETGQTVFLTVRRGLRAVCLERLDGQQIQVMILPRGGSVPLHGGSGARVLLAYADPQVQQEFLGQPSLDVFTPSTPTADALRDELAKIRANGYCVSVDDVVPGIAAVGAPIFDQKHEFRAAISVAGPVPSVIDDMSERTRTLVIQAATDVSGALGCRSYAEAVRKAASPADRDQRGEVGVHAFG
- a CDS encoding barstar family protein, with protein sequence MTAEPVDADGATAGPPEQPVRLAADAARTRAALRAALVDALDLPAYTGPTWDALSDVLRDRLDAGPLTLVVDDAGRLLADEPPGQFALLLAVLGDAAAAARCPLRVVLRDAPERLPSLRRRAAEGVSRR